The Stieleria maiorica genome includes the window TCGTGATCAGCGCCGTCGGCATCCGTTTCAGTTGCCGCGCTTTCATGCTGGTCTTGCTATCACCGGTCCGCGACTCCAACCGCCAAGGAATCTGCAAAGCGTCCAGCGGCGAGCGAAGCGAACTCTCGGTGTCACCGGCAAGGGCACGCAGCGGCGTGATCCAAATCACCTTCAACGGCGGCGGTCGCTTCGGATTCCATTTCGATCGATCCGGATTCTCCCGCATCCATTTGAGGATCGGCCCCAACCAGACGGCCAACGTCTTGCCCGTGCCCGTCGCAGAATGAACCAGGCCACTCAACCCCTGTTGGTAGGCTCGCCAAACACTTCGCTGGAATCGAAACGGTTTCCACCCCAGCGACGCAAAGTAGCGGTCAACGGCCTGGGCAGGCGTTTCGTTTTGGGTGTTCTGCGTCACGATTCCGGCAGCAATGCGAGTAGTTCCGCCAGCGTGTTCGCATCCTCGGGGCGTTTGTCGTGCCGCCAACGGAGGATCCTTGGAAATCGTGTCGCGACCCCGCTCTTGTGCCGGCCGCTCCGCTGCAGTCCCTCGAACGCCAGTTCCATCACCAACGTCGGAGTGACGCTTCGGACGGGGCCAAACGAGTCGTTGGTGTTCTGTCGCACGAATCGATCCACCTGACGGATCTCTTGATCCGTCAGCCCACTGTATGCCTTGGCGATGGGGACCAACTGGTCATCTTGCCAAAGTGCAAACGTGTAGTCGGTGAACAATCCCGATCGGCGACCGTGACCTTTCTGTGCATAAATCAGCACCGCGTCGATGGTGTGTGGGGCGACTTTCCATTTCCACCACGTGCCGCGAACGCGACCGACGTCGTACGGTGCGTCCTTCTTCTTCAGCATCAATCCTTCGGCGTTTTGCCCGCGACTGGTCGCTCGCGTTTCCGCCCACACATCCCAGCTTTCTCCTTCGATCAATTCGGTCGCGGTAAGATGCGGATGCTCGATCGATGCCAGTGTTTCTTCCAAGCGATCCCGGCGCTCGGCATAGCCGAGCGAGCGAATGTCCTGGCCGTGATGCTCCATAATGTCGAAGGCATGGAAGACGACGGGCACTTCGGCGAGCAGTTTTTTACCGACCTTCTTGCGACCGATCCGGCGCTGCAATTGAGAAAAGGGCAGGACCGGACCGCCGGGAATCGCCGCCAAGATCTCACCGTCCAGTACCGTTCCATCGGGCAGCGATTCGGCCGCCGACTCGATCTCCGGCCAGCGATTCTCCATCAATTCCTCGCCACGCGACCAAAGAAAACTCGCGCCGGACCGACGGATAATTTGCCCACGGATCCCGTCCCACTTCCACTCCGCGACATACTCCGACGCGTCACCCAGAACCTCAGGGCCCCTGTCGATGTCGATCGGATGTGCCAGGCAAAAGGGGTACGGCTTGCTCGGAACCGCATCCCCGGTCGCCGGGTCGATTAACGACGCAAACGCATCGGCCGACGGAACGAAATCTCCCATCAGCCGGTGAGCAATCACATCAACGGGCAGCCCGGCGTGGCCGGCGATCGCCCGGGTGACCAAGCGTTTGCTGACACCGACGCGAAAGGCGCCGGTGATCAGCTTCATCACCACCAACCGCATCCGCGCGGGCGTGTCGGCCCAAATCCGCAGCACCGCCTCGTGCTGCTCCGCTTCGCTCATCGAACCCAGTGGCTTCAACCGGCACTCGACCCATCGAGTCAACGATTCGTCGGTTGGCGATTCCCCTGACGGGACGACCAGCGAAAACGTTTCTGCCAGATCGCCCACCGCGTGATACGACTCTTCGAACAACCACTGTGGAATCCCGGCCCGCTGGGCGGCCCAGTCCCGCAATAGGGCAGTCGACACAAGACGTCGAAGTTTATTGCCGGACAGGAAATAAGTCGCCCAAGCGGCATCGGACGGAGCGGCGTCGGCGAAGTAGAAAACCATCGCCGCGATCTTCTCGTTGGTCTTCGTGGTCGAGTCGAGTTCGTTGTACAGTTGGGCGAATCGAATCATCCTGTCGACTCGTCGGCTGGTGGGATCGCATCTTCATCCTCCTCGCGTCGTCCTCCCGATTCT containing:
- a CDS encoding ATP-dependent DNA ligase, with the protein product MIRFAQLYNELDSTTKTNEKIAAMVFYFADAAPSDAAWATYFLSGNKLRRLVSTALLRDWAAQRAGIPQWLFEESYHAVGDLAETFSLVVPSGESPTDESLTRWVECRLKPLGSMSEAEQHEAVLRIWADTPARMRLVVMKLITGAFRVGVSKRLVTRAIAGHAGLPVDVIAHRLMGDFVPSADAFASLIDPATGDAVPSKPYPFCLAHPIDIDRGPEVLGDASEYVAEWKWDGIRGQIIRRSGASFLWSRGEELMENRWPEIESAAESLPDGTVLDGEILAAIPGGPVLPFSQLQRRIGRKKVGKKLLAEVPVVFHAFDIMEHHGQDIRSLGYAERRDRLEETLASIEHPHLTATELIEGESWDVWAETRATSRGQNAEGLMLKKKDAPYDVGRVRGTWWKWKVAPHTIDAVLIYAQKGHGRRSGLFTDYTFALWQDDQLVPIAKAYSGLTDQEIRQVDRFVRQNTNDSFGPVRSVTPTLVMELAFEGLQRSGRHKSGVATRFPRILRWRHDKRPEDANTLAELLALLPES